AAGGgcagaaacatttatttcccGAAAGAAACCCACACATGCGTTGGACTAAGGAAGTCACCAGGTGGGGAGATATGGAGAAGGCCCCACTTGTGATTGTTTTCCCACAAGGCATCTGCTTGTTTCTATAACTATCCATCTGTCATGCTGTACAAAAAGTCAACAAGAAAGCATGTTCGGCAATATCAGTTATAATTTATCTgtgaacaaagttttttttttaaatccagattTTCATTGGGCATGTCTTCAAAGTTTGATCCCAAGTTCGTTTGTAAACAAACTTTGaagttgtctttttctttctggcCACAGGGGCGTCAACTCTTATTTTCTGTCCACCCGTCGCGCGGGAGGGTGTGCGCAGACGCAACCCACGGGAATGGACTCGCGGTCCCACCGGAAGTGGACTTCCCCGGACGGTCCACACGTCTCGCGGATGACTGCCACGCGGTGGTACAGCGGTACGCAGGAGTAGAGTGTGGGAGGTCCGTTTCCCCACCCTGCCCCCCTGCAATGGCCGCAGATGCACCGAGCGAACATCAGGAGGCGAGGAAAGCGGTTCACCTCGTAGTTCTCCTCCAGGGTCCACGGACACAGCGACTGGCTCTCCAGGCCCGTGCGGTCAGTGGGGCGGAACGCCGGGCAGACGGCGGACAGGTTGTGCTGCCCACCGCTGCGGATGAGCTGCTCCAGGTTCTCTGGGTTGATGTGCTCCACAGACTCCATCATGTTCAGCATCTGGACCAGGCGCTGTTGCTCCGTGGAGGGCTGACACACCCTGTAGGCCCCGACCCCGACTGAGCCCCACCCAGAAGCGCCCGTCTTTTCGAAGAAGGCGGAGTGGAGGAGGGAGAACCAGCTGGAGGAGGAGGTCCAGGTGAAGGAGGAGGTCGATGAAGAGGACTCTGAGGTGGAAGGACGTGGCGTGAAGAACAAGGAGCCGTGGTAGCATGCAAGAACTAGCAGAACGAACAGCAGGCGAGGACTGGATGTAAGCTACAGAACAGAAGAAATGATGGGCGTTCCTGAGTaggtttttatttgtgaaaacaatttGCTTCATGACGCATAAGAAAGCTTCCAGAACAAGGCGACACAAATTGTAAATATTAGTGGATGACTGACAACGAAAAGGTAGAGGGAGCATTACAGTTTTATATCTCTAATGCCATATGACGGCCAAGCAAATAGGTGCCTCATGctaagcagacgacaaaatgcTTAATTAGTTTTAGCAACATCATCCAAACAGCAAGCTCTTGCATGTTTGAAATCGAGACACAAAAAATCCTAGAACACGGAAGCAGGATGGTTTAACGGGTCAGAACTCGTTTGAATGATCGACTTTTCTGGAgagtgatttcttttttttttcttttttctatgctTCTTCTTGAAGAAAATGGAGTAAGTGGAGAGTGGAGTAAATGGAgagtgatttctttttttttcttttttctatgctTCTTCTTGAAGAAAATGGAGTAAGTACAgatgtacagaaaaataatttaaacacaaATTTCATTCAGCGAGTGTTTATCTCAATTCCCCTCTTCTAATCGTCCCATTATC
This window of the Pomacea canaliculata isolate SZHN2017 linkage group LG4, ASM307304v1, whole genome shotgun sequence genome carries:
- the LOC112562384 gene encoding uncharacterized protein LOC112562384, with product MQPSFLQGMVQLTSSPRLLFVLLVLACYHGSLFFTPRPSTSESSSSTSSFTWTSSSSWFSLLHSAFFEKTGASGWGSVGVGAYRVCQPSTEQQRLVQMLNMMESVEHINPENLEQLIRSGGQHNLSAVCPAFRPTDRTGLESQSLCPWTLEENYEVNRFPRLLMFARCICGHCRGAGWGNGPPTLYSCVPLYHRVAVIRETCGPSGEVHFRWDRESIPVGCVCAHPPARRVDRK